TCGGCGACCCGCACGAGTTCCTCCGCGACATCCGCCGATTCCTGCAACGTCGCTCGAGCGAGGCCGTGCTGCTCGGCGAGGTCAACCTGCCGTACGACCAGCAGCTCGAGTTCTTCGGCCGGCCCGGCAACCCGCCCGAGCTGACGATGCAGTTCGACTTCCTCGGCATGCAGGCGCTCTACCTGTCGCTCGCCCGCGAGGACGCCCGTCCGCTCGCAGAGTCGCTCGCCAAGCGGCCCGTGCTCGAGCCCGAGGCGCAGTGGGCGAACTTCGTGCGGAACCACGACGAGCTCACCCTCGACAAGTTGAGCGACGCAGAGCGCCAGGAGGTGTTCGACGCGTTCGCGCCCGAGGAGTGGATGCGCGTCTACGACCGCGGCATCGCACGCCGGCTCCCGCCCATGCTCGACGGCGACCCCCGCCGCATCCGCATGGTCTACAGTCTGCTCTTCTCGCTGCCGGGCACGCCCGTGCTGTTCTACGGCGAGGAGATCGGCATGGGCGAGAACCGCGACGAGGGCGGGCGGATGACCGTGCGCACGCCGATGCAGTGGACCTCCGGCAGGAACGGCGGCTTCTCACGCGCCGCGCCGCGCCGGCTCCCTGCGGCGCCGCCCACGGACGGCTACTCGCCCGAGCACGTCAACGTCGAGTCGCAGATGCACGACCCCGATTCGCTGCTCGGCGTCATCCGGAGCTTCGCGGTGCGCTACCGCAGCTCGCCCGAGATCGGCTGGGGTCGCCCCGAGGTGCTGCCCAGCGGACAGGACGCGGTGCTCGCACATCGCATCACCGCGGATGTCGGGCGTTTCGTGGCGGTGCACAACTTCGCGCCGACCCCGACGGTCGTGGCACTCGAGCTGGGCCCGGTGCCGCCCGATTCGGTGCTCTCGGACCTGTTCGCCGTCGACACGTTCGAGCTCGACGAGCGCGGCCGCATCGACGTGCACCTCGACGCCTACGGGTATCGGTGGTTCAGGATCGTCGAACCCGACGATCGTCGGCTGACCTGATCTGAGTGACTCGACCCGAGCGGCGTCGCCGGCAGCGTCAGCTCGCCTTCGCCTCGCGCTCCTCGCGCACGCGCTGCCCGACGACGGCCGACACGCCGTCTTGCCGCATCGAGACGCCGTAGAGCGCGTCGGCGATCTCCATCGTGCGCTTCTGGTGCGTGATCACGATGAGCTGGGAGTCGTCGCGCAGGGACTCCATGGTCGTCAGCAGACGACCGAGGTTCGCGTCGTCGAGCGCGGCCTCGACCTCGTCCATGATGTAGAACGGGCTCGGGCGGGCCTTGAAGATCGCGATGAGCAGGGCGACCGCGGCGAGCGAGCGCTCACCGCCCGAGAGCAGCGAGAGGCGCTCGATCTTCTTGCCCGCGGGCTTCACGCTCACCTCGATGCCCGTCGTGAGCATGTTCTCGGGGTCGGTGAGCGTGATGCTGCCGACGCCGCCGGGGAAGAGCACGGGGAAGACCTCGGCGAACGCCGCCTGCGTGTCGTCGAACGCGCTGCGGAAGATCGACTCCATCTTGCCGTCGATCTCCTCGATGATCGTCAGCAGGTCCTTGCGGGTGTTCGCGAGGTCGGTGAGCTGCTCGGTGAGGAAGAGGTGGCGCTGCTCGAGCGCCGCGAACTCCTCGAGCGCGAGCGGGTTGACCCGACCGAGCTGGGTGAACTTGCGCTCGGCCTGCGCGAGCCGCCGCTGCTGCTCCTCGCGCCGGAAGGGGCGGGGCTCGCCGTCTTCGTCTTCGGCCGGGATGAGCTGCTCGGGCCCGTACTCGTCGACGAGCACGTCTTCGGTGAGACCGAGCTCCGACTCCGCGCGCTCGACGAGGCCTCCGACGTGCAGCTTCTTCTCGTAGATGCGCAGTTCGAGGCCGTGCACGTCTTCAGTGACCGACTGCAGTCGCTCCCGCACAGCGGCCTCCTCGCGGCGCACCGCCTGCAACTCCTCGTTGCGGCTCGCCCGTTCGGCCTCCGCTCGCCCGAGTGCGACGCGCGCCTCGGAGACGGATGCGTCGACGGAGGCGAGCGCCTCGGGCAGCACGTCGGCGACCCGAGTGGCCGCCTCGAGCTGGGCGCGACGGATCACGGCGCGCCGCGCGGCATCCGCTGCCGCCTGTCGCTCCGCCTCGAACTGGGCCTCCATGGCGCGGATGCGGGCCTCTTCGGCGCGCACGCGCTCCTTCGCGGTCTCGAGTCGCAGCTTCGCCTCGACCTCGGCCTCGCGGGCCGCCTCGAGCGCGGCGAGCGCTCCGTCGCGGGCGGCCGTCTCGAGCACCGGTCGCGGCTCGGCGCGGGCGGTCTCGAGGGCGGCCTTGGCTGCGGTCGCGAGCTGCTCGGCCTCGGCGACGCGCTCCTCGGCGAGCGCGGCCGCCTGCCGCAGACGCTCGGAGTCGGCGTCGGCGGCCTCGGCCTGCACGCGTGCGCGGTTCAGTCGCTCGGTGCGCTGGGCGAGTTGCGCGTCGAACTCGCGCAGCGCCGCGAGGGCGCGCTTCGACTGCTCCTTCGACTGCTCGACGATCTGGCGCTGCTCGGTGAGCTCGAAACGCGCGCGCTCGATCTCGGCGCGCACCTCCTCGAGCCGGGCGGCGGCGCGATCGCGTTCGGCGATGAGCTCGATACGGCTCTGCTTGCGGCCCGAGCCGCCGCGCAGCACGTAGCGGCCGACGACGGTGCCGTCCTTCGTGATGACCGTGGCGGGCGTCGAGCGCTTCGCGAGCGCAGCCTCCGCGTCGCGGGCGGCGGCGAGGTCGTCGGCGATGAGCACCTCGGCGAGGAGGCCCAGCACGCCGGCGGGCGCCGTGACGACCTCGGATGCTGCGGTGAGCCCCGCGACCGGAGCGGCCGCTGCCGGAGCAGTACCCGCGTCGGCCAGCGCCAGGGCGACGCGGCCGAGTTCGCCGCGTTCGGCGTGCTCGAGGGCGCGGAAGGCGGCGGCGCGGTCGTCGACGAGCACCGCGTCGCTCAGCGAGCCGAGGGCCGCGGCGATCGCCGGTTCGTAGCCCGGTTCGACCTGCAGCGCCTCGGCGAGAAGGCCGCGCACGCCGCTGACGCCGGCCTTGGCGAGCGCCGCCGAACCGTCCTTCTGGTCGAGGGCGAGCGAGAGCGCCTGGGTTCGGGCGCCGAGCGCGCCGTGCTCGCGTTCGCGGCCGTGCAGTTCCTCGCGGATGCGTTCGATCTCGGCCTCGGCCTCGAACACCGCGCCCTGGGCGAGCTCGTACGCCTCGTCGAGGTCGGTCTCGGCGGTCTCGCCGTTGTCGGCCTCGGCCTCCGCCGCGGCGAGCGCGGTGGCCGCCGCTGCACGACGCTCGGCCGACGCCTCGAGGGCGTTCTCGTGACGCAGCACCTCACCGCGCACGGCGGCGAGCTTCGACGCCGCCGTGTCGGCCTGGCCGGTGAGCTTGGAGAGCTCGAGGTCGTAGGCCGAGACGAGGGCACTCTGCCGGGCGATGCCCTCGTCGACGGTGTCGAGTTCGGCGCGGCGGCGCATGGTCGCCTCGTGCGCGTCGTCGAGCGCGGATGCCGCGGTGCCGACGCCGTCGCGGATGCCGGTGAGCTCGGTCACGGCCTCATCGATCATCGCGCGGGTCACGCTGGGCGAGACATCCGTCTGCTCAGCCGCGCTGCCGAGCAGGGCGATGCGCTGGCGGGCGAGCGAGTCGAGGGAGCGCAGGCTCCCCTGTGCCTGTTCGAGCGCGAAGGTCGTCGATCTCGCCCGGTCGACGGCATCGCCGACCTGCGCCTGCTCGAGCCGGGTGACCTTCGCCTGGTGCTGCTCGAGCTGGTCTTGCAGCACGAGTCGTTCGGCATGGCGTTCGTGTTCGCTCTTGCCGTGCTCGTCGAGGGCGCGGCGGAGGCCGACGACCTCGTCGGCGAGCAGTCGCGCCTTGGCGTCGCGCATGACCGCGGCGATCGTCGCCGCCTCGCGAGCGACCTCGGCCTGGCGCCCGAGCGGCTTCAACTGCCGCCGGATCTCGCCCGCGAGGTCGGAGAGTCGGGTGAGGTTCGCCTGCATGGCGTCGAGCTTGCGGAGCGTCTTCTCTTTGCGCCGACGGTGCTTCAGGATGCCGGCGGCCTCCTCGATGAAGCCGCGGCGGTCTTCGGGCGTCGCCCGCAGCACCTGGTCGAGCTGGCCCTGGCCGACGATGACGTGCATCTCGCGGCCGAGGCCCGAGTCGCTCAGCAGCTCCTGCACGTCGAGCAGGCGGCAGTTGTCGCCGTTGATCGCGTACTCGCTCGTGCCGTTGCGGAAGAGGGTGCGCGAGATCGTGACCTCGGTGTACTCGATCGGCAGCGCACCGTCGCTGTTGTCGATCGTGAGACTCACCTCGGCGCGTCCGAGCGGGCCGCGGGTCGAGGTGCCCGCGAAGATGACGTCCTCCATCTTGCCGCCGCGGAGGGTCTTGGCACCCTGCTCGCCCATCACCCAGGCGAGGGCATCGACGACGTTGGACTTGCCGGACCCGTTGGGTCCGACGATGCAGGTGACGCCCGGTTCGAACGCGAACGTCGTCGGCTGTGCGAAGGACTTGAAGCCCTTGAGCGTCAGGCTCTTCAGGTACACGTCCCACCCTCTCCTGGTCGCGAGAACGCTGGGGTCTACGGTATCCGAGGTTCGGGCCCGCGCCGCGCACGCGCGCCGCCCGCCGAGCGATCCGATCTTGTCGCCGGGAGACGCTGCCGATATCCTGATCGGCTGCCCACCGGGCGGCGAGGAGGCTCGGAATGACACTCGACATTCGACCAGTTGCGATTCCGGAACGCCTCGGCACGCCCGAGGCCGAGGAGTTCGAGGCGTACGTCGAGGCCACTGCGGTGGCCGACGAGTCGGTCTGGGGCCACCGTCGCTTCTCGTACGACGCATCCGAACTGCTGCCCGAGTTCCTCGATGACCGGTACACCGGCCGTCGTGCGTTCGCCGCCTGGGAGGCAGGGCGCTGCGTCGGTCGCGCCGACGTGACGTGGGAGCGGAGCGACGGCGCCCGCGCCGCCGAGATCACGGTCGGGGTCGCCGCCGACCAGCGACGACGCGGCATCGGCAGCGAGCTGCTGCGCCATGCCGAAGCTCACGCGCGGTCGATCGGACGCGAGGTGCTCGTGGGTCGCTCGGATGTGCCCGTCGCCGGTCTCGACCTCCCCGGCGCCCGTCTCGAGGCACCCGACGGCACCGGATCGATCCCGGCGGCCGATCCCGGGGCCTCGTTCGCGACCCGCCACGGCTATCGCCTCGGCCAGCTCGAACGCATGAGCGGGCTCACCGTGACGGGCAGGTCGGCGGAGTTCCGGTCGATGCTCGCCGATCACCTCGCCGCACGCGACGAGGTCGCCGCGGGCTACCGACTCGTCGGCTGGATCGACCGGGCTCCGGAGGAACTGCTCGACTCCCTCGCCGTTGCCCACGCCTCGATGTCGACGGACGCGCCCGCCGGCGGCATCTCCTACGACGAGGAGGCGTGGGACGCCGATCGGGTGCGGGCCGAGGAGACCCTGGCCCTCGCGGGCGGCCGCATGACGCTCGCGCAGGCCGCCATCGCTCCCGACGGTGCGGTCGCCGGGTTCACGGAACTCTCGCTGCCCGCCGACTCGATGGCCGTGTTCCAGTGGGACACCATCGTGCTCGGCCCCCACCGCGGCCACCGCCTCGGCATGCTGCTGAAACTCGCCAACCTCGTGCGGCTCGGCGAGACCGCGCCCGAGCGCACCGACGTCTACACGTGGAACGCCGACGAGAACGACCACATGCTCGCGATCAACATCGCGCTCGGCTTCACGGTTCGCGGGCTGAGCGCGGAGTGGCAGCGGCCCTGACCCGAGGTACGCGGGCTACCGCGCCCGTTGACCTTCGGGTTGCGCAGACCCGCACCGCGTCACCGCCGCCGCTGGCACCTCGGGCAGAAGTGCGATCCGCGGTTCATGAACGCCTCGCGCACCATCGGCGTGCCGCAGCGCGGGCAGGGCTTGCCGGCGCGCCCGTAGGCGTTCAGCGAGTGCTCGAAGTAGCCGGATGCCCCGTTGACGTTGACGTACTGGGCGTCGAAGCTCGTGCCGCCCTCGGCGAGCGCCTTGCCGAGCACCTCTCGCACGGCGCCGAGGAGCTCGCGAGCGCGGCGGCTCGAGAGCGACGACGCGGGCTGTTCGCCGTGCAACCGCACGGCCCACAGCGACTCGTCGGCGTAGATGTTGCCGATGCCGCTGACGACGCCCTGGTCGAGCAGCACGCGCTTGATCGCCGTGCCGCGTTTCGCGAGCGCCGCGAAGAACGCGCGCTCGGAGAACGCCGGGTCGAGGGGATCACGCGCGATGTGGGCGACCTGAGACGGCACCAGTCGCGCCCACTCCCCCGTGACGCCGTCGGAGAAGCCGCCGATCTCGCCGTCGGACGTCGGCACGAGGCGGTCGATCGCGAGCGAGCCGAAGATGCGCTGATCGACGAAGTCGACGCGCAGTTCGCCATGCTCGGCATGCTCGAGGTGCAGTCGCACGCGGGCATGGGCATCGTCGCCCGGATGATCGGGCGTGCGCAGCAGCATCTGCCCGCTCATGCCGAGGTGGCCGACGACAGCTCGCCCGTCGCGCCGCTCATCACCTGAGAGGGGCAGCCAGAGGAACTTGCCGCGGCGCACGGCCGCGTCGATGCGGGCGCCCGTCAGCAGGGTCTCGAAGTCACCGGATGCCGCGTCGTGCCGCTTCAGCGAACGAGGCTCGAGCACCTCGACCGCCGAGACCACGGCCCCGGTGACGGCGGGCGCGAGCCCGGCGCGCACCACCTCGACCTCGGGCAGTTCGGGCACGTCAGGCTGGGTTGAGCAGGGTCCAGGCCTCGAGCGCGGCGGCCATCTCGGCCTGCTTCTTGCTCGATCCCTCGCCCGAAGCCTCGACGAGGTCGCCGACGGTCACCGTGGCGACGAAGTGCTTGTTGTGGTCGGGTCCGCTCTCGGCGACCGTGTAGACCGGTGCCGTGGCTCCACGGCGAGCTGCGATCTCCTGCAGGCTCGTCTTCGGGTCCATGGCCGCGCCGAAGCGCGCGGGGTCCTTCATGAGCGGCGCGACGAGGCGCATCACGAGCTCCGTGGCGGTGTCGCCACCGGCGTCGAGGTACACCGCGCCGATGATCGCCTCGACCGTGTCGGCGAGGATCGACGGCTTGTCGGCTCCGCCGGTCATGGTCTCGCCACGACCGAGCCGGATGAATCGACCGACGCCGATGGTGCGACCGACCTCGGCCAGCGCGACACTCGAGACGAGGCTCGCCCGCCGCTTCGCGAGTTCGCCTTCATCGAGGTCGGGGTGGTCGCGGAACAGCTTGACCGTCACGGCCTGCCCGAGGATCGAATCGCCCAGGAACTCCAGGCGCTCGTTGGTCGGGATGCCGCCGTTCTCGTACGCGAATGACCGGTGCGTGAGCGCGAGCTGGAGCAGGGCGGGATCGATCGAGATCTGCAGGCGTTGCTGCAGCTCTTCGAGCGCATGATCCACTGCCCCGTTGAGCTCCGTTCGCGTCACGACCGGTCGTTCGGGTGTCTGGGGCCGACTAGACGTCGGCGACCTTGCGGCCCTTGTACTCGAGGAAGAGCGGGGTGCCCGCCGAGTCCTCGACGACCTTGGCGCGGTGAGGAAGGCTGTAGGTGACCTTGCCGTTCTCGACCGTCTTGACCAGGGTGGGGACCTCGGCCTTCCACTGCGCACGGCGCATGTGGGTTCGGGCGCGTGACTTCTTCCGCTTCGGAACAGCCATGACTATCTCTCTTCTCTCTGCTGGTCGGCGCCGGATGCGTCATCCGGGCCGCTGTCTTCGGAAGCCTGGAACCCTGCGAGCGCGGACCATCGTGGATCGCTGTGCTCAGGGGTGACGAGTTCCGGATGATCGGCCAGTCGGAGCCCGGTCTCGAGGTCGAGTCCCGGGCAATCCGGTCGGCACACCGGCTGGAACGGCAGTGCCAGCACTACCGCATCTCGGATGAGTGGTTCAAGATCCACGTGGTCGTCTTGAACCTCATACTCGATGGCTTCCCCAGAATGATACCCGAAGAGTTCTTGGAACTCGACTTCGACGGGCAGCGCGATGTCGATGAGGCATCGGCCGCACTCCCCCTCGGCCACCGCGTCGACCTCTGCGGTGACGAGGATGCCCTCGTGCACCGACTCGAGTCGGACGTCGATGTCGAGCTCGGATCCGGCGCGAACGGCGACGAGTCCCTCGCCCATCTGGTCGCCGGCGGCGATGGAGAAGGGGTGCTCGCGCATCTCGCCGGGACGGTTGACGAGGTCGCGGACGTTCACACGGAACGGGGAATACTTGATGGCCACGATCGACGAGTCTACGCGCCGACGGATGGGCGTTCGCCGAACGCCCGGCGTGCGGTGTCGATGAGCGAACGTGGCGCGAGCACGGCCCGCGCGCGCACCGCCGGTGCCGCATCGGCGAGGAGGGCTGTACGCACGGTCGCGAGATCGCCGAGCAGCGCGGGGGCCGCCGCCGCCGACACGATGTCGGGACCGTACCGTTCGCGTTCGACGGCGTCGCGGAGTTCGAACAGTGCCGCCCTCGCCTCGGCACCTCCGAACGTCTCGCGCTCGACGACCGATGCTGCGAAGGCGCGGGCCGTCTCAACGGCCTCGCCCCCTGCCCCGAGATCACGAGCCGTCGCGATCACCTCGTCCCACGCGGCATCCGCGGGCCGTTCGCCCTTGGTGATGCGTCGTCGGCGCGTCCATCGCTGCCCGAGGCGCAGCATCGCCGGCAGGAGGAGCACGAGCAGCACGACGAGTGCCACCGGCACGCCGCGCTGCCACCACGCGTTCGCCGTGGCGCCGCCGCCCGCCTGGCCTGCGAGCCCGCGGTCGGGGTCGAGCTCGGGGCGACCGCTCGCGCCGGGGGTGACGGGTGCCGTGCTCGGCGCCGCGGCCCCGGTGCCGTCGCCTGCGCCGGGTCGCGAGTAGTCGGGCACGCTGCCGCGACCCGGAGTCGGCTCGAACGGTACCCACCCGACGCCCTCGAAGTAGAGCTCGGGCCACGAGTGCAGGTCGTGCGAGTCGACCTCGATGCGCTGCACGCCGTCGACGCGCTCCTGCGTCGGAGACCCTTGCGTGTACCCGAGCGAGATGCGCGAGGGGATGCCGATCTCGCGTGCGAGCACCGCCATCGTCGACGCGAAGTGCACGCAGTAGCCCGACTTCGTCTCGAGGAACTTCGCGATCACGTCGAAGCCGCCGCCGTCGTAGCCCTCGGCGACCGGCGCCTCGGTCGAATAGTCGAACTGGGAGGAGCGGAGGAAGGACTGGATCGCCACCGCGGCGTCGTAGCGGGAGGCGGCGCCCGCGGTCACCGTCGACGCCGTGTCGGCGATGATCGGCGGCATCTCGTCGGGCAGCGCGAGGTTGCCCTCGAGCTCCGTGGGCACCTCGGTGCTCGCCTCGCGCAACTGTGCGACCGTGGGGTCCACCTCGAGGCGAGTGGCCGTGTACCGCTGCCCACTGGTATTCGTGTCGACGCTGCGCACCGAGAGCGACCCCTCGTCCCAGAACCAGGAACCGTTGAGCCCCTCGATGCGCGAGGTGGGGTACGGCACGGGGAGCCAGGTCGTGCGCACCTCGTCGACGATGATCTCGATCGGATGCTCCGTGGTCTCGACCTCATCCGAGAGGCCCTGGGGCCTCGGCATCGCATCGACCGTGTTGTCGCCGTCGACGGCCTGCTTGCTGGCACCCCACACCTCGCCCTCGAACTCGTCGAGCGTGAGCAGGCTGAAGTACGGCCGGTCGGCCTCGCGCGCGAAGTAGTGGAAGGCCGGGCGCGCCTCGGGCCGCCGCAGGTCGCGCCCCAGGTCGATGAAGGGACTCACCCCGCGGCCGAACAGCGTGCCTTGGCTCTGCGACCCGAGCAGCAGGCTCGACGAGATGCTCGGCGTCGACGCGGCCAGGATGGACGCGGTGAGGAGACCGACCGCGGCGAGACCGAGCGACGCGCCGAGCGTCGAGACGATGGGCACCCGGTTCGGCGGCACGACCGTCGCGGCGTCGTCGCCCTCGGCTCCGGCCGCGAGGCGCGCTCGTCGCCGCACCCGCACGTCGACCCTGAGGAGCAGCAGGTACGCCGCGGCGGTGAGCACGAGCGCCGGCGCCTCAGCGCCGGCCTCGATGATGAAGCCCGGCACCACGACGGGCACGAGTGCCGGCACCGCGGCGAGCGCCGGCACCCTGAGGGTCTGCACGAGCACGTCGACG
The sequence above is a segment of the Agromyces hippuratus genome. Coding sequences within it:
- a CDS encoding GNAT family N-acetyltransferase; the encoded protein is MTLDIRPVAIPERLGTPEAEEFEAYVEATAVADESVWGHRRFSYDASELLPEFLDDRYTGRRAFAAWEAGRCVGRADVTWERSDGARAAEITVGVAADQRRRGIGSELLRHAEAHARSIGREVLVGRSDVPVAGLDLPGARLEAPDGTGSIPAADPGASFATRHGYRLGQLERMSGLTVTGRSAEFRSMLADHLAARDEVAAGYRLVGWIDRAPEELLDSLAVAHASMSTDAPAGGISYDEEAWDADRVRAEETLALAGGRMTLAQAAIAPDGAVAGFTELSLPADSMAVFQWDTIVLGPHRGHRLGMLLKLANLVRLGETAPERTDVYTWNADENDHMLAINIALGFTVRGLSAEWQRP
- the mutM gene encoding bifunctional DNA-formamidopyrimidine glycosylase/DNA-(apurinic or apyrimidinic site) lyase → MPELPEVEVVRAGLAPAVTGAVVSAVEVLEPRSLKRHDAASGDFETLLTGARIDAAVRRGKFLWLPLSGDERRDGRAVVGHLGMSGQMLLRTPDHPGDDAHARVRLHLEHAEHGELRVDFVDQRIFGSLAIDRLVPTSDGEIGGFSDGVTGEWARLVPSQVAHIARDPLDPAFSERAFFAALAKRGTAIKRVLLDQGVVSGIGNIYADESLWAVRLHGEQPASSLSSRRARELLGAVREVLGKALAEGGTSFDAQYVNVNGASGYFEHSLNAYGRAGKPCPRCGTPMVREAFMNRGSHFCPRCQRRR
- the rpmF gene encoding 50S ribosomal protein L32; this encodes MAVPKRKKSRARTHMRRAQWKAEVPTLVKTVENGKVTYSLPHRAKVVEDSAGTPLFLEYKGRKVADV
- a CDS encoding transglutaminase family protein, with protein sequence MRPDPVPLSRAQRLALTAASFLLLVTAAMALGPLIAGSGWWWLCAFIAGGVLFAGTGLRALRTPASLVPVLELVVLLALLTLVFGGATSIALVIPTQGTFEAFGDLMSGAQRTIEQQSVPAIPVPPLLFALALGIGLLAFVVDVLVQTLRVPALAAVPALVPVVVPGFIIEAGAEAPALVLTAAAYLLLLRVDVRVRRRARLAAGAEGDDAATVVPPNRVPIVSTLGASLGLAAVGLLTASILAASTPSISSSLLLGSQSQGTLFGRGVSPFIDLGRDLRRPEARPAFHYFAREADRPYFSLLTLDEFEGEVWGASKQAVDGDNTVDAMPRPQGLSDEVETTEHPIEIIVDEVRTTWLPVPYPTSRIEGLNGSWFWDEGSLSVRSVDTNTSGQRYTATRLEVDPTVAQLREASTEVPTELEGNLALPDEMPPIIADTASTVTAGAASRYDAAVAIQSFLRSSQFDYSTEAPVAEGYDGGGFDVIAKFLETKSGYCVHFASTMAVLAREIGIPSRISLGYTQGSPTQERVDGVQRIEVDSHDLHSWPELYFEGVGWVPFEPTPGRGSVPDYSRPGAGDGTGAAAPSTAPVTPGASGRPELDPDRGLAGQAGGGATANAWWQRGVPVALVVLLVLLLPAMLRLGQRWTRRRRITKGERPADAAWDEVIATARDLGAGGEAVETARAFAASVVERETFGGAEARAALFELRDAVERERYGPDIVSAAAAPALLGDLATVRTALLADAAPAVRARAVLAPRSLIDTARRAFGERPSVGA
- the rnc gene encoding ribonuclease III codes for the protein MDHALEELQQRLQISIDPALLQLALTHRSFAYENGGIPTNERLEFLGDSILGQAVTVKLFRDHPDLDEGELAKRRASLVSSVALAEVGRTIGVGRFIRLGRGETMTGGADKPSILADTVEAIIGAVYLDAGGDTATELVMRLVAPLMKDPARFGAAMDPKTSLQEIAARRGATAPVYTVAESGPDHNKHFVATVTVGDLVEASGEGSSKKQAEMAAALEAWTLLNPA
- a CDS encoding YceD family protein: MGEGLVAVRAGSELDIDVRLESVHEGILVTAEVDAVAEGECGRCLIDIALPVEVEFQELFGYHSGEAIEYEVQDDHVDLEPLIRDAVVLALPFQPVCRPDCPGLDLETGLRLADHPELVTPEHSDPRWSALAGFQASEDSGPDDASGADQQREER
- the smc gene encoding chromosome segregation protein SMC; protein product: MYLKSLTLKGFKSFAQPTTFAFEPGVTCIVGPNGSGKSNVVDALAWVMGEQGAKTLRGGKMEDVIFAGTSTRGPLGRAEVSLTIDNSDGALPIEYTEVTISRTLFRNGTSEYAINGDNCRLLDVQELLSDSGLGREMHVIVGQGQLDQVLRATPEDRRGFIEEAAGILKHRRRKEKTLRKLDAMQANLTRLSDLAGEIRRQLKPLGRQAEVAREAATIAAVMRDAKARLLADEVVGLRRALDEHGKSEHERHAERLVLQDQLEQHQAKVTRLEQAQVGDAVDRARSTTFALEQAQGSLRSLDSLARQRIALLGSAAEQTDVSPSVTRAMIDEAVTELTGIRDGVGTAASALDDAHEATMRRRAELDTVDEGIARQSALVSAYDLELSKLTGQADTAASKLAAVRGEVLRHENALEASAERRAAAATALAAAEAEADNGETAETDLDEAYELAQGAVFEAEAEIERIREELHGREREHGALGARTQALSLALDQKDGSAALAKAGVSGVRGLLAEALQVEPGYEPAIAAALGSLSDAVLVDDRAAAFRALEHAERGELGRVALALADAGTAPAAAAPVAGLTAASEVVTAPAGVLGLLAEVLIADDLAAARDAEAALAKRSTPATVITKDGTVVGRYVLRGGSGRKQSRIELIAERDRAAARLEEVRAEIERARFELTEQRQIVEQSKEQSKRALAALREFDAQLAQRTERLNRARVQAEAADADSERLRQAAALAEERVAEAEQLATAAKAALETARAEPRPVLETAARDGALAALEAAREAEVEAKLRLETAKERVRAEEARIRAMEAQFEAERQAAADAARRAVIRRAQLEAATRVADVLPEALASVDASVSEARVALGRAEAERASRNEELQAVRREEAAVRERLQSVTEDVHGLELRIYEKKLHVGGLVERAESELGLTEDVLVDEYGPEQLIPAEDEDGEPRPFRREEQQRRLAQAERKFTQLGRVNPLALEEFAALEQRHLFLTEQLTDLANTRKDLLTIIEEIDGKMESIFRSAFDDTQAAFAEVFPVLFPGGVGSITLTDPENMLTTGIEVSVKPAGKKIERLSLLSGGERSLAAVALLIAIFKARPSPFYIMDEVEAALDDANLGRLLTTMESLRDDSQLIVITHQKRTMEIADALYGVSMRQDGVSAVVGQRVREEREAKAS
- a CDS encoding alpha-amylase family protein, with the translated sequence MRITDRSDLWWKTAVVYCLDVETYMDWNDDGFGDFEGLAHRLDHLAELGVTCIWLMPFQPSPDRDDGYDITDFTGVDPRLGALGDVGEFTRTARDRGMRVIIDFVMNHTSDRHPWFTAARRSRNSPYRDYYVWRDEPPAKQAATVFPGEEDSVWELDERSGQYYLHSFYRHQPDLNIANPAVRDEIAKTLGYWLELGISGFRVDAVPFLIEPPEGVDIGDPHEFLRDIRRFLQRRSSEAVLLGEVNLPYDQQLEFFGRPGNPPELTMQFDFLGMQALYLSLAREDARPLAESLAKRPVLEPEAQWANFVRNHDELTLDKLSDAERQEVFDAFAPEEWMRVYDRGIARRLPPMLDGDPRRIRMVYSLLFSLPGTPVLFYGEEIGMGENRDEGGRMTVRTPMQWTSGRNGGFSRAAPRRLPAAPPTDGYSPEHVNVESQMHDPDSLLGVIRSFAVRYRSSPEIGWGRPEVLPSGQDAVLAHRITADVGRFVAVHNFAPTPTVVALELGPVPPDSVLSDLFAVDTFELDERGRIDVHLDAYGYRWFRIVEPDDRRLT